The genomic stretch TCGGCGGCGACGGTGACCTTCGCCGGCGTACCGTCGTCCGCCTGCCCGGTGCCGTCGTCCCGGCTGTGCACCGCCCGCAGCCGGAAGCCCGGCCGGCTGACGGCCTGTACGACCAGCGCCCTGATGTGGGCCTCCTCGGGCTCGGTGCACACCGCCTCGAAGTAGTAGTCGGTGGCGACCTCGGCGCCGCCGCCGGGCTCCCGGTCCAGCCGGCGGCCCAGCGGGCGCAGCACCAGGTTGGCGCCGACCACCCCGGCCGTGCCGAGCGCCGCGACCACGTACAGCCCGGTTCCCGCCAGGGCGCCGACCGCGGCCGAGCACCAGAGCGTGGCCGCGGTGTTCAGGCCGCGGACGTTCAGCCCGTCGCGCATGATGACGCCGGCGCCGAGGAAGCCGATGCCGGAGACGATCTGCGCGGCGACCCGCGAACCGTCGTAGCCCGTGGTGCTGGTAGCCGCCGCGAAGCCGTACTGCGAGAGCAGGACGAAGAGCGCGGCACCGGCGGCGACCAGCGCGTTCGTGCGCAGGCCCGCCATCCGGGCGCGCCACTGCCGCTCCAGGCCGATGATCGCCCCGAAGCCCAGGCCGGCCGCGATGTTCGCGGCCAGCTGCCACTCGTTCACCATGATCCGCGCTCCTCCTCGTGCGCCGGTGCGGGGCCGCCCGGGGGCGGCCCCCTTTCTCATCGGCGGTTCACAGCCAGGTGTTGAACCGGCGGATGTACCAGGTCTTCACGCCCTGGGTGAGCAGGCAGTACGCCAGCAGCGTCCCGGCCAGCCACGGGAAGTAGCCGAGCGGCAGCGCCTGCATGCCGAGTGCCGGGGCCAGCGGCGAGAACGGCAGGGCGATGCCGAACGCCATGACCAGGGCGGTCATCAGCAGCACCGGCCAGGTGGCCCGGGACCGCACGAACGGGATGCGGCGGGTGCGCAGCATGTGCACCACGAGCGTCTGCGTCAGCAGCCCCTCGACGAACCAGCCGGACTGGAACAGCGCCTGGTGCGCCTCGCTGTCCGCCCCGAAGACGTGCCACATCAGCAGGAACGTGGTGATGTCGAAGACCGAGCTGGTCGGTCCCAGGACGAGCATGAAGCGCCCGATGCCCCGGGCGTCCCAGGCGCGCGGCTTGCGCAGGTACTCCTCGTCCATCCGGTCCCAGGGCGTGGCGAGCTGCGAGATGTCGTAGCAGAGGTTCTGTACGAGCAGCTGGGTCGCCAGCATCGGCTGGAAGGGGATGAACGCGGAGGCGGCCAGTACCGAGAAGACGTTCCCGAAGTTCGAGGAGGCCGTCATCTTGATGTACTTGATGGTGTTGCCGAAGGTCCGGCGGCCCTGGAGGACGCCCTGGCCGAGGACGGTCAGGTCCTTCTCCAGGAGGATGATGTCGGCGGACTCCTTGGCGATGTCCACGGCGGTGTCGACGGACACGCCGACGTCCGCCTCGCGCAGCGCCGCGGCGTCGTTGATGCCGTCGCCGAGGAAGCCGACCGTGTGCCCCGCCCGCTGGAGGGCGCGCACGATCCGGGCCTTCTGCACCGGGTTGACCTTGGCGAACACGGTGGTCGTACGGACCAGTTCGGCCAGGTCCGGCTCGTCGAGCAGGTCCAGGTACGGGCCCGTGACGACGGTGCCCGTCTCGATGCCCACCTCGGCGCAGACCCGCGCCGCGACCGCCTCGTTGTCGCCGGTGACGACCTTGACGGCGACACCGCTGCCGGCCAGGGCCCGCAGCGCCTCGGCGGCGTCCGGCTTCGGCGGGTCGAGGAAGGCCAGGAAGCCGCGCAGCGTCAGCTCCGCCTCGTCGGCGACGCCGTACGTGTCGCCGTGCGCCTCCCCGTCCATGCCGTCGTAGGTGTCGCCGACCGCCGGGAACTCGCGGGTCGCCACCGCCAGGACCCGCAGGCCCTGCCGGTTGTGGTCCTCGGCGGCCCCGGCGACCTGCCGGCGCAGCGCGTCGGTCAGCGGCACGCGCCGCCCGCCGTCGGCGAGGTGGGTGCACAGCGCGAGGACCTCCTCGACCGCGCCCTTGGTGACCATGAGGTGCCCCTCGTCCGGGCCGTCGAGTCCGTCGCGCCGCAGCACCACCGACATCCGGCGCCGCGCGAAGTCGAAGGGGACCTCGTCGACGAGCGTGAAGCGGGCGTCGACGACCACCTCCTCGGCCTCGTGCATCCGGGCGACGACGGCCTGGTCCATGGGGTTGCGCAGACCGGTCTGGAAGTGGCTGTTGAGGTAGGCGTACTCCAGCACCTCGCCGCCCCGGTCCGTGTCCCCGGCCCCGCTCCCGTCGCCCGTCTCTCTGCCGTACGCGTCGAGGCAGCGGCGCAGGACCACGCGGTCCTCGGTCAGCGTGCCGGTCTTGTCGGTGCACAGCACGTCCATCGCGCCGAGGTTCTGGATGGCGTTCAGGCGCTTGACGACGACCTTGCGCCGCGCCATGGCGACCGCGCCGCGCGCCAGGTTGGTGGTCACCACCATCGGCAGCATCTCGGGGGTCAGCCCCACCGCGACGGCCACCGAGAAGGTCACCGCCTCGGCCCAGTCGCCCTTGGTCAGCCCGTTGAGGACGAACACCAGCGGCACCATGACCAGCATGAAGCGGATCAGCAGGAAGCTGACCTTCTTCACGCCGACGTCGAAGCCGGTCTCCGGCCGCTCACCGGCCAGCGAACCGGCCATCGACCCGAAGTAGGTGTCCGCTCCGGTGGCCACGACCACGCCGGTCGCGGTGCCGGAGGTCACCGACGTGCCGGCCAGCACCAGGTTGTCCGCCTCCACCGGGTCGGCGCTCCCGCCGCGGTCCCGCGCCGGGGTGTCGGCCTTGGCGACGGGCAGCGACTCGCCGGTCAGCGCGCCCTGCGCGACCATCAGGTCCTTGGCGGACAGCAGCCGCAGGTCGGCCGGTACGAGGTCGCCGGCGGCCAGCTTGACGATGTCGCCGCGCACCACGTCCGCGACGGGGATCTCGACGGTGGCCGGCGCCTGCGTCCGGCCGGACCGGCGCTGTACGGCGGTGGTCGTGGTGACCAGGGCGCGCAGCGCGGCGGCCGAGCTGTTCGAGCGGTATTCCTGCCAGAACCGCAGCAGCCCGCTGATCAGCACCATCGCGCCGAGGATCGGGATCTTCGGGTCGAAGGGCTCGGTGTCCGCGGCCTGGAGCCACTGCGCGTACATGACGGCGGCCAGGGCGGCGAGGACGAGGATGAACGGGTTCCAGAAGGCCTTGGCCAGCTGGACGTACCAGCGCGGGACGCGCTCGTGCGCGACGACGTTGGGCCCCTCGCGCTCCAGGCGCGCCACGGCGTTGTCGTACAGCAGCCCGTCGCGGCCGGTGCGCAGGTCCTGAAGGACGCGGGAGACCGGGCGTGCGCCGATCTCGGCCAGGTGCGCGCCGACGGCGCGGGTACGGGCTTCGAGCTCGGCGGCCCGGCGCTCCCGGCGACGGCCCGGCGGCGCGAGCTTCTCGGGGGTCAGCAGGTGGGTCATGACGAAACCTCCCTCCGTACGGGCGCGCGGCGGCGCCGAGACACGGCGGCATATCGGCATGACGGCGTGCCCCGGTGGCGCGCGGCGCCGGAACGGGGAATTCGGCGATCGTGAATTACGGAGTTACGGAATTACCGGAGGCACGGAAATGCGGGCACGCCGGAATACGCCGTGACGCGGCGGTGCGCATTCGGGACGCACGGCGGCAGGCGCAGGACGTACGGGCATTCCGCACGGAGGAGAGAAAACGCAGGGCACACCGACCGGACCGTATGCGACGACGAGGCGCGTCGGACGTATCGCCCGCCGCCGGTCGCCCACGGCGAATTCACCGGTCAGCCGACCAGCCGGTACTGATCAGCCGGCCACTGCAACGCTGCGGCAAGGACTTCCTTCGGGACTCATCCCGATCACCTCCTTGCTCGCGCGGACACAAACGCGGTGCCGCGTGTTCCGGCACCCGCACCACCGAATAATGCCATACGCCCCGCCGTTCCCTCCCCCTTTTCGGCCAAGAATTCCCCAAATACCCGTGTGATCCGGCTCGCACCCGCCGGCCGGTACGGCACCATCGTCACCATGGCGACGGAAAACGCCACGGCCGCGCGCACCGGTACGGGGACGGGTCCGGGCCGGGCACCACGGAGACGGCGGGCGGCCCGCGTCGGTGCGGCCCTGCTCCTGTTCGTCGCCACCGCGCCCTTGGTGTTCCGCGCCGCCGGCTCGGACGGGGTGACACCCGTGCCCCAACTCCTCGCCTTCCTGCCGTGGTTGACGGCACCCGCCGGGCTCGCCCTGGCGCTGTCGCTCGCGGCCCGCTGGCGGCCCGGCCTGTTCTGGGCCGCCGCCGCGCTGCTCGTCACGGCCGCGTTCGTCCGGCCGTACGGTGCCGAGGCCCCCGCGCCGCACGGCCCGGTCCTCGCCCGCCTCCGCGTGCTGACCGCCAACCTCGAATTCGGCCGGGCGACGGACGGGCTGCTCGCCACGCTGCGCCGGGAGCGCCCCGACCTGGTCGCGGTCCAGGAGTGCGACCGGGACCGCTGCGCCGCCGCCCTGGACTCCGCGCCCGTCCGCGCGGCCTACCCGTACCGCCTGCGCGCGGGGTACGGCGCGGCCGAGGGCTCCGCCGTACTGAGCCGCTTCCCGCTCACCCGGGACGGCGCGGTCGCGGGCGAACTGGCCATGCCGCGCGCGGCCGTCACCGTCGCCGGGCAGCGGCTGCACTTCCAGGTCGCCCATCCGATGCCGCCGCTGCCCGCCTCCCTGGGCACCTGGCGCGCCGAACTCGGCCGCCTGCGCGCCCTGGCCGCCGCCCGCGGCCACGAACCGCTGATCATCGCGGGCGACTTCAACTCCAGCCAGGACCACGCCGCCTTCCGCGCCCTCCTCGACACCGGCCTGCGCGACAGCGCCCGCCGGACAGGCCACCCCCGCACCCCGTCCTGGCCGTCCCGGACGACCCCCGTCCTGGGCGCCCAGATCGACCACGTCCTGGTCAGCGACGCACTGCGCCCGCACGCGGCACGCTTCCTCGACCTGCCGGACACGGATCACCGGGCGCTGCTCGTCGAACTCGATCTCCACGCGCCCCGCTGAGGCCCGCCCCCGCGGTCACCCCTCCCGCTCGCGGCGGTCGTAGGCGGCGCGCGCCTCGGCGATCTCGCTCTGGTGCACCTCGGTCCAGGTGACCAGCGCCTGGATCGTGTCGTGCAGGGTCGCGCCCAGCGGCGTCAGCTCGTAGTCCACCCGGGGCGGCACGACGGGGTGCACCGTACGGCGGACGAGGCCGTCGCGTTCGAGCTGGCGCAGGGTGACCGTCAGCATCCGCTGGCTGATGCCGTCCACCTCGCGGCGCAGCTCGGTGAAGCGCAGCGTGCGGCGGTCCAGCAGCGCGATGACGAGCAGCGACCACTTGTCGGCGACCCGGTCGAGGATCTGCCGGACCTCGCAGCCCTCCCGTACGTCCCACTGCCGGGCGTCGTAGTCGCACCCGTCGCCGGGAGCACCGCCGTACGCGCCGTCGCCGCACGCCTCGGCCGGATGGGTTACTCCGGTGTGCCCGGGTGACTTCGAAGTGCCTTCTTCCATGGCCGTACACGGTGCCGGAAGATGCGGTCGGTAACAAGAGGTAACCGACCAGCACAGGAGGAACCGAGCCATGACGTCCGACGGTCCGGCCCCGTCGCCCGGGGACGGCGCCCGCATGAGCGGCCGCACCTGGGGCGTGCTGCTCGTCCTCTGCGGCGCGATCTTCCTGGAGGGGATCGACGTCGCCATGCTGAACGCGGCGCTGCCGTCGATCCGCGCCGAACTCGACCTGACCACCGGCGAGTTGCAGTGGGTGATGAGCGCGTATGTGCTCGGCTACGGCGGCTTCATGCTGCTCGGCGGGCGGGCCGCCGACCTGTTCGGACGGCGGCGGATGTTCCTGCTGCCGCTCGGCGTCTTCCTCGTCTTCTCCGGCCTGGGCGGTATCGCCGGCGACGGCTGGACGCTCGTCCTCGCCCGGTTCGTGACGGGCGCGTGCGCCGCGTTCATGACGCCCGCCGGGCTTTCGGTCATCACCACCGGCTTCCCCGCCGGACCGCACCGCACCAAGGCGCTGCTGGTCTACTCGGGTACCGGGGGCGGCGGGTTCTCGGTCGGTCTGATCGTCGGCGGCCTGCTGACGGCGGCCGACTGGCGGTGGGTGTTCTTCGCCCCGGTGGTGCTGGCGGCCCTGATCCTCGCCGCGGGGCTGCCGCTGATCCCGCGTACGGAGCCGGCCCGTGCGGCGGGCAGGCGTCCGGGGTGCGGCCGCCCGCCCCGCCCCCACCTGGACCTGCCCGGAGCGCTCACCGTGACCGGCGCGCTCCTCCTGTTCGTGCTGGGCGTCGAGCGCGCCCCGCACGCCCCGGTGGCCCAGACCCTGGCGGCCCTCGCCGCTTCCCTGGGCCTCCTGCTCGCTTTCGTACGGATCGAGCGGCGCTCCCCCGCCCCGCTGGTGCGGCCCGGCATCTTCCGTACGTGCTCGCTGGTCCGCGCCAACCTCACCGGACTGCTGTTCACCGGCGGGTTCTTCGGGTTCCAGTTCGTCGTCGTGCTGTACCTGCGCGAGCTGCGCGGATGGTCGACGGTGCAGACGAGCCTCGCGATGCTGGCGATGGGCGCCGACGCGGTGCTCGCCCCCGTCCTGACGCCCCGGCTCGTCCGGCGGTTCGGCAACGCGCGGGTGATCCTCGGCGGCCTGCTGCTGGCGGCCGTCGCCTACGCCGCGTTCCTGCCGCTCGGCACGGACCGCGCGTACGCGGCGATGTTCCCCAGCCTCCTGCTGATCGGCATCGCCTTCGCACTGGTCCACGGCCCCCTGACCATCGTCGCCACGGACGGCGTCGACCACCGCGAACAGGGCCTGGCCGGCGGCCTCCTCCACACGTCCTTCCAGTTCGGCGCGGCCCTCGGCCTGTCGGCGACAACAGCCGCCATGCCCCTCGGCGACACCGCCCCGCTCACCGCCTATCGGACCGCGCTTCTGGTTCCGCTTGTGTTCGCCGTACTGGCGGTGGTCATCCGTCCGCGGGGGCGTGCCTCCTCACGCCGCCGAGACCGGCCCGATCCGGTCCAGAGGCGCCGGCGCGTCGTGGTGGATGGGCGTATGCGCGCCGGTCAGCGGCGTGCCCGTGCCGCCGCGGCGGTTGGCGATGATTTCGGCGGCGATGGACAGGGCCGTCTCCTCGGGGGTGCGGGCGCCGAGGTCGAGGCCGATCGGTGAGCGCAGGCGGGTGAGTTCGAGCTCGGTCAGGCCTGCGGCGCGGAGGCGGTCCAGGCGGTCCAGGTGGGTGCGGCGGGAGCCCATGGCGCCGACGTAGGCGACGGGGAGGCGCAGGGCGCGCTCCAGGAGGGGGACGTCGAACTTCGGGTCGTGGGTCAGGACGCACAGCACCGCGCGGGCGTCGAGGTCCTGGGTTTCGAGGTAGCGGTGCGGCCAGTCGACGACGATCTCGTCCGCGTCGGGGAAGCGGGCGCGGGTGGCGAAGACGGGGCGGGCGTCGCA from Streptomyces albofaciens JCM 4342 encodes the following:
- a CDS encoding MgtC/SapB family protein gives rise to the protein MVNEWQLAANIAAGLGFGAIIGLERQWRARMAGLRTNALVAAGAALFVLLSQYGFAAATSTTGYDGSRVAAQIVSGIGFLGAGVIMRDGLNVRGLNTAATLWCSAAVGALAGTGLYVVAALGTAGVVGANLVLRPLGRRLDREPGGGAEVATDYYFEAVCTEPEEAHIRALVVQAVSRPGFRLRAVHSRDDGTGQADDGTPAKVTVAAELTTERRDDSLLEEAVSRLSLEPAVSAVSWTVLNHPDGGEEDCAGNFGDGYRDRPPRKTG
- the mgtA gene encoding magnesium-translocating P-type ATPase, with amino-acid sequence MTHLLTPEKLAPPGRRRERRAAELEARTRAVGAHLAEIGARPVSRVLQDLRTGRDGLLYDNAVARLEREGPNVVAHERVPRWYVQLAKAFWNPFILVLAALAAVMYAQWLQAADTEPFDPKIPILGAMVLISGLLRFWQEYRSNSSAAALRALVTTTTAVQRRSGRTQAPATVEIPVADVVRGDIVKLAAGDLVPADLRLLSAKDLMVAQGALTGESLPVAKADTPARDRGGSADPVEADNLVLAGTSVTSGTATGVVVATGADTYFGSMAGSLAGERPETGFDVGVKKVSFLLIRFMLVMVPLVFVLNGLTKGDWAEAVTFSVAVAVGLTPEMLPMVVTTNLARGAVAMARRKVVVKRLNAIQNLGAMDVLCTDKTGTLTEDRVVLRRCLDAYGRETGDGSGAGDTDRGGEVLEYAYLNSHFQTGLRNPMDQAVVARMHEAEEVVVDARFTLVDEVPFDFARRRMSVVLRRDGLDGPDEGHLMVTKGAVEEVLALCTHLADGGRRVPLTDALRRQVAGAAEDHNRQGLRVLAVATREFPAVGDTYDGMDGEAHGDTYGVADEAELTLRGFLAFLDPPKPDAAEALRALAGSGVAVKVVTGDNEAVAARVCAEVGIETGTVVTGPYLDLLDEPDLAELVRTTTVFAKVNPVQKARIVRALQRAGHTVGFLGDGINDAAALREADVGVSVDTAVDIAKESADIILLEKDLTVLGQGVLQGRRTFGNTIKYIKMTASSNFGNVFSVLAASAFIPFQPMLATQLLVQNLCYDISQLATPWDRMDEEYLRKPRAWDARGIGRFMLVLGPTSSVFDITTFLLMWHVFGADSEAHQALFQSGWFVEGLLTQTLVVHMLRTRRIPFVRSRATWPVLLMTALVMAFGIALPFSPLAPALGMQALPLGYFPWLAGTLLAYCLLTQGVKTWYIRRFNTWL
- a CDS encoding endonuclease/exonuclease/phosphatase family protein, with the protein product MATENATAARTGTGTGPGRAPRRRRAARVGAALLLFVATAPLVFRAAGSDGVTPVPQLLAFLPWLTAPAGLALALSLAARWRPGLFWAAAALLVTAAFVRPYGAEAPAPHGPVLARLRVLTANLEFGRATDGLLATLRRERPDLVAVQECDRDRCAAALDSAPVRAAYPYRLRAGYGAAEGSAVLSRFPLTRDGAVAGELAMPRAAVTVAGQRLHFQVAHPMPPLPASLGTWRAELGRLRALAAARGHEPLIIAGDFNSSQDHAAFRALLDTGLRDSARRTGHPRTPSWPSRTTPVLGAQIDHVLVSDALRPHAARFLDLPDTDHRALLVELDLHAPR
- a CDS encoding winged helix-turn-helix transcriptional regulator; this encodes MEEGTSKSPGHTGVTHPAEACGDGAYGGAPGDGCDYDARQWDVREGCEVRQILDRVADKWSLLVIALLDRRTLRFTELRREVDGISQRMLTVTLRQLERDGLVRRTVHPVVPPRVDYELTPLGATLHDTIQALVTWTEVHQSEIAEARAAYDRREREG